One Bacteroidota bacterium genomic window carries:
- a CDS encoding indolepyruvate ferredoxin oxidoreductase, which yields MDNLLLLGDEAIAQGGIDAGMSGIYAYPGTPSTEITEYVQNSHEAIQKGIHSSWSANEKTAYEAALGMSYAGKRSMVCMKHVGLNVAADAFMNSAITGVHGGMVVVVADDPGMHSSQNEQDSRFYARFAYIPALEPANQQEAYNAVHYAFDLSEQTGLPVMIRLTTRISHSRSGVIRTQNRNQNTLSPFNQSKRFILLPANARRQYNSLLEKQPGLEEISNHSSLNYLVEGDNLKMGIVAFGIAFNYVMEIRVRHQLQYPVMKIGQYPLPRTMLTKFFEKHESIMIVEEGYPVYEELLRGYFNNEKNILGRLDGTLPRTGELNPDYLAKALKIDLPPALPPSEILQPRPPMLCQGCSHRDVYEALNEAIRNDERHVFSDIGCYTLGALQPFESISTCVDMGASVTMAKGAADAGLRPAVAVIGDSTFTHSGMTGLLDAVNDQSPITVIISDNSTTGMTGGQHSSGEGKYIAICKALGVEENHIRVMNPLKVHYAENVKIFQEEFAYEGVSVIIAQRECIQTLAKKKKKAK from the coding sequence ATGGACAATCTCTTGCTTTTAGGCGATGAAGCTATTGCACAAGGCGGAATCGATGCCGGTATGTCTGGCATATATGCCTATCCCGGGACCCCTTCTACCGAAATAACCGAATACGTGCAAAATTCGCACGAAGCTATTCAAAAGGGCATTCACTCGAGTTGGTCTGCCAATGAAAAAACAGCCTACGAAGCAGCTCTGGGAATGTCTTATGCAGGTAAGCGAAGTATGGTTTGCATGAAACACGTAGGCCTGAATGTGGCTGCCGATGCCTTTATGAATTCAGCTATTACAGGAGTGCACGGTGGCATGGTGGTAGTGGTGGCAGATGACCCTGGCATGCACTCATCGCAGAACGAACAAGACTCGCGCTTTTACGCCCGCTTTGCATATATCCCTGCACTCGAACCTGCCAACCAGCAGGAAGCTTATAATGCAGTGCATTATGCATTCGACCTCTCGGAGCAAACCGGCTTACCGGTAATGATACGACTCACAACCCGTATTTCTCACAGCCGTTCCGGGGTCATCCGCACTCAGAATCGAAATCAAAATACCTTATCGCCCTTCAATCAGAGCAAACGATTTATCTTATTGCCCGCCAATGCCCGCAGGCAATACAATAGCCTTCTCGAAAAACAACCCGGACTGGAAGAAATATCCAACCATTCATCCTTAAACTACCTGGTCGAAGGGGATAATTTAAAGATGGGGATTGTGGCATTTGGTATAGCATTTAATTATGTCATGGAAATTAGGGTACGCCACCAGCTTCAATATCCTGTAATGAAAATAGGACAATACCCTTTGCCTCGCACCATGCTCACTAAATTTTTTGAAAAACACGAATCGATAATGATAGTGGAGGAGGGTTATCCGGTTTACGAGGAGTTGCTTCGCGGCTATTTTAACAACGAAAAAAATATTCTGGGCCGTCTCGATGGCACCCTTCCACGAACCGGGGAGCTTAATCCCGATTACCTGGCTAAAGCACTTAAAATTGATCTGCCCCCTGCCCTTCCGCCTTCCGAAATTTTGCAGCCACGGCCTCCCATGCTTTGCCAGGGATGCAGCCATCGCGATGTATACGAAGCTTTGAACGAAGCGATCAGGAATGATGAAAGGCATGTATTTTCTGACATTGGCTGCTATACACTGGGCGCATTACAACCCTTTGAGTCGATTTCTACCTGTGTGGATATGGGCGCCTCGGTTACCATGGCCAAGGGTGCTGCTGACGCAGGATTGCGACCCGCCGTGGCAGTGATCGGTGATTCTACCTTTACCCACTCCGGCATGACCGGACTGCTTGATGCCGTGAACGATCAATCGCCCATTACAGTAATTATCTCCGACAACTCTACCACCGGCATGACAGGTGGGCAGCACTCGTCCGGAGAAGGCAAATACATTGCCATTTGCAAGGCTTTGGGTGTAGAAGAAAATCACATTCGGGTAATGAACCCCTTAAAAGTGCATTACGCTGAAAATGTAAAAATCTTCCAGGAAGAATTTGCATACGAAGGAGTATCGGTAATAATTGCCCAGCGAGAATGCATCCAAACCCTGGCAAAAAAGAAAAAGAAAGCAAAATAG
- a CDS encoding indolepyruvate oxidoreductase subunit beta, giving the protein MKKDIILAGVGGQGILSIAAVIDRAALNNKLHFKQAEVHGMSQRGGDVQSHLRISSDIIYSDLISQGCADLILAVEPLEALRYLPFLSNSGWVVSALTPYNNIAYYPDDNSIRNALNKLPRKLLVEAEKIAREQGSSKTSNMVMLGAAAHLTGLSNASLEDAITWLFERKGEEIVSQNLAAFRAGLQAGKNQN; this is encoded by the coding sequence ATGAAAAAAGATATTATTCTGGCGGGTGTGGGCGGACAGGGAATATTAAGTATTGCTGCGGTAATCGACCGGGCGGCCCTGAACAACAAACTCCATTTTAAGCAAGCCGAGGTGCATGGAATGAGCCAAAGAGGTGGTGATGTCCAATCGCATTTACGGATCTCCTCCGACATCATTTATTCCGACCTCATATCGCAGGGCTGTGCTGATTTGATACTTGCCGTGGAACCTCTGGAAGCTTTGCGCTACCTGCCCTTTCTTTCCAACTCCGGTTGGGTTGTAAGTGCGCTGACACCTTATAATAATATCGCTTACTACCCCGATGACAATTCAATCAGGAATGCATTAAACAAGCTCCCACGAAAACTTCTGGTTGAAGCTGAAAAAATTGCCCGTGAACAAGGAAGCAGTAAAACATCGAACATGGTCATGCTTGGTGCTGCTGCCCACCTGACAGGCTTATCCAATGCCTCGCTGGAAGATGCCATTACCTGGTTGTTTGAGAGGAAAGGAGAAGAAATTGTTTCACAGAATCTTGCTGCGTTCAGGGCCGGATTGCAAGCCGGGAAAAATCAAAATTAA
- a CDS encoding YkgJ family cysteine cluster protein produces MGKLFFERYLSLRQELDDQCAGLWKVHKTNMLCKSGCSSCCTAFKVLPVEFGYIRWQMKEMQMHLKPESNDGMCRFLIDNKCSIYLHRPSACRYEGFPIVRLNEELDEYELSFCHLNFRKVTLKKFNSRNVFLEDDYLKKLLDLNNEFITSFTETEYEPGEMVDLNSLIGYYITNRISDH; encoded by the coding sequence ATGGGTAAGTTGTTTTTTGAGAGATACCTTAGTTTACGTCAGGAGCTGGATGATCAATGTGCCGGTTTATGGAAAGTGCATAAAACAAACATGCTCTGTAAATCGGGTTGTTCTTCATGCTGTACAGCATTTAAGGTTTTGCCTGTAGAGTTTGGATACATTCGCTGGCAGATGAAAGAAATGCAAATGCATCTGAAACCCGAGAGCAACGATGGTATGTGTCGTTTTCTGATCGATAATAAATGTTCCATCTATTTGCATCGTCCTTCGGCATGTCGTTACGAGGGCTTTCCAATAGTAAGGCTTAACGAAGAGCTGGATGAATACGAGTTGTCCTTTTGTCATTTGAATTTCAGAAAAGTGACACTCAAAAAATTTAACTCCCGAAACGTATTTCTCGAAGATGATTATCTAAAAAAGCTGCTCGATCTTAACAACGAATTTATTACTTCGTTCACTGAAACTGAATATGAACCTGGAGAAATGGTGGATTTAAACAGTCTTATCGGTTATTACATAACAAACCGTATCTCTGATCATTAA